From the genome of Chelonia mydas isolate rCheMyd1 chromosome 2, rCheMyd1.pri.v2, whole genome shotgun sequence, one region includes:
- the VPS28 gene encoding vacuolar protein sorting-associated protein 28 homolog isoform X1 — protein MFHGIPAAPGLGAPGNKPELYEEVKLYKNAREREKYDNMAELFAVVKTMQALEKAYIKDCVSPNEYTAACSRLLVQYKAAFKQVQGSEIGSIDEFCRKFRLDCPLAMERIKEDRPITIKDDKGNLNRCIADIVSLFITVMDKLRLEIRAMDEIQPDLRELMETMNRMSHLPPDFEGRQKVNQWLQTLSGMSASDELDDSQVRQMLFDLESAYNAFNRFLHS, from the exons ATGTTCCACGGGATCCCCGCCGCTCCGGGTCTGGGAG cccCAGGGAATAAGCCGGAACTGTACGAG GAGGTGAAGCTGTATAAGAATGCACGGGAGCGAGAAAA GTACGATAACATGGCTGAGCTGTTTGCAGTGGTGAAGACGATGCAGGCTCTGGAGAAAGCTTACATCAAGGACTGCGTCTCTCCCAACGA gTACACTGCAGCCTGCTCCCGGCTCCTGGTCCAGTACAAAGCTGCCTTCAAACAGGTGCAGGGTTCCGAGATCGGCTCCATCGATGAATTCTGCCGCAAGTTCCGG CTTGACTGCCCGCTGGCCATGGAGAGGATCAAGGAGGATCGGCCAATCACCATCAAGGATGACAAAGGCAACCTGAACCGCTGCATTGCTGACATCGTCTCC CTTTTCATCACGGTGATGGATAAACTGCGCCTGGAGATCCGAGCTATGGATGAG ATCCAGCCGGACCTGCGGGAGCTGATGGAGACAATGAACCGCATGAGCCACCTGCCCCCTGACTTCGAGGGGCGACAGAAAGTGAACCAGTG GCTGCAGACGCTGAGTGGGATGTCTGCCTCGGATGAGCTGGATGACTCCCAAGTGCGCCAGATGCTGTTTGATTTGGAATCAGCCTACAACGCCTTCAACCGCTTCCTGCACTCCTGA
- the VPS28 gene encoding vacuolar protein sorting-associated protein 28 homolog isoform X3 has product MFHGIPAAPGLGAPGNKPELYEEVKLYKNAREREKYDNMAELFAVVKTMQALEKAYIKDCVSPNEYTAACSRLLVQYKAAFKQVQGSEIGSIDEFCRKFRLDCPLAMERIKEDRPITIKDDKGNLNRCIADIVSLFITVMDKLRLEIRAMDEIQPDLRELMETMNRMSHLPPDFEGRQKVNQCGRSLRAGPSP; this is encoded by the exons ATGTTCCACGGGATCCCCGCCGCTCCGGGTCTGGGAG cccCAGGGAATAAGCCGGAACTGTACGAG GAGGTGAAGCTGTATAAGAATGCACGGGAGCGAGAAAA GTACGATAACATGGCTGAGCTGTTTGCAGTGGTGAAGACGATGCAGGCTCTGGAGAAAGCTTACATCAAGGACTGCGTCTCTCCCAACGA gTACACTGCAGCCTGCTCCCGGCTCCTGGTCCAGTACAAAGCTGCCTTCAAACAGGTGCAGGGTTCCGAGATCGGCTCCATCGATGAATTCTGCCGCAAGTTCCGG CTTGACTGCCCGCTGGCCATGGAGAGGATCAAGGAGGATCGGCCAATCACCATCAAGGATGACAAAGGCAACCTGAACCGCTGCATTGCTGACATCGTCTCC CTTTTCATCACGGTGATGGATAAACTGCGCCTGGAGATCCGAGCTATGGATGAG ATCCAGCCGGACCTGCGGGAGCTGATGGAGACAATGAACCGCATGAGCCACCTGCCCCCTGACTTCGAGGGGCGACAGAAAGTGAACCAGTG TGGGAGGAGTCTCAGGGCTGGACCCTCCCCCTGA
- the VPS28 gene encoding vacuolar protein sorting-associated protein 28 homolog isoform X2 has protein sequence MFHGIPAAPGLGAPGNKPELYEEVKLYKNAREREKYDNMAELFAVVKTMQALEKAYIKDCVSPNEYTAACSRLLVQYKAAFKQVQGSEIGSIDEFCRKFRLDCPLAMERIKEDRPITIKDDKGNLNRCIADIVSLFITVMDKLRLEIRAMDEIQPDLRELMETMNRMSHLPPDFEGRQKVNQWERENPGQPQMVLLWQ, from the exons ATGTTCCACGGGATCCCCGCCGCTCCGGGTCTGGGAG cccCAGGGAATAAGCCGGAACTGTACGAG GAGGTGAAGCTGTATAAGAATGCACGGGAGCGAGAAAA GTACGATAACATGGCTGAGCTGTTTGCAGTGGTGAAGACGATGCAGGCTCTGGAGAAAGCTTACATCAAGGACTGCGTCTCTCCCAACGA gTACACTGCAGCCTGCTCCCGGCTCCTGGTCCAGTACAAAGCTGCCTTCAAACAGGTGCAGGGTTCCGAGATCGGCTCCATCGATGAATTCTGCCGCAAGTTCCGG CTTGACTGCCCGCTGGCCATGGAGAGGATCAAGGAGGATCGGCCAATCACCATCAAGGATGACAAAGGCAACCTGAACCGCTGCATTGCTGACATCGTCTCC CTTTTCATCACGGTGATGGATAAACTGCGCCTGGAGATCCGAGCTATGGATGAG ATCCAGCCGGACCTGCGGGAGCTGATGGAGACAATGAACCGCATGAGCCACCTGCCCCCTGACTTCGAGGGGCGACAGAAAGTGAACCAGTG ggagagggagaaccCTGGCCAGCCTCAGATGGTGCTGCTCTGGCAGTAG